In Bdellovibrionota bacterium, the following are encoded in one genomic region:
- the dnaB gene encoding replicative DNA helicase, protein MASAEFGRTRVPPQNIEAEQSVLGAVLLDNQAAHEVTEILRPEDFYKESHREIFAATLALLDRNEPADLVTLTNELKKEGKLDRLGGAAYMASLVEAVPTAANVMHYARIVKEKAVLRDIISAATEIATGGYEEKDIEEYLDEAETKIFRISERRLSGALLPISSVIKESFRQIEENYERKQLITGLSTGFRDLDKLTAGLQGSDLVIVAGRPSMGKTSFCLNIAQHAAMISKMPVAVFSLEMARHQLAQRLLCSLARIDSSRLRTGIIDEEEWMRLTQAAGELSESPIYIDDTPQVTVLEMRAKARRLKAARGLGLVVVDYIQLMTSRGKYENREREISEISRSLKAMAKELNVPVLALSQLNRGVENRTDKRPQMSDLRESGAIEQDADIVGFIYRDEVYNKESPDRGIAEFIVAKHRNGPIGVTKLAFLAQYTRFENLAFEYPGAAMETAHA, encoded by the coding sequence ATGGCTTCAGCGGAGTTTGGCCGAACGAGAGTCCCGCCCCAAAACATTGAGGCCGAACAATCCGTTTTGGGCGCGGTTTTGCTCGACAACCAAGCCGCCCACGAGGTTACCGAAATCCTCCGGCCGGAGGATTTCTACAAGGAAAGTCACCGGGAAATATTCGCGGCTACGCTCGCGCTGCTCGACCGTAACGAACCCGCCGATCTCGTCACGCTGACCAACGAACTCAAAAAGGAGGGCAAGCTCGACCGACTCGGCGGGGCCGCTTACATGGCTTCTCTTGTGGAAGCGGTTCCGACGGCGGCCAATGTGATGCACTACGCCCGTATCGTGAAAGAAAAGGCCGTACTTCGGGACATCATCTCCGCCGCGACGGAGATCGCGACCGGCGGCTACGAGGAAAAGGACATCGAAGAATACCTCGACGAAGCGGAAACCAAGATCTTCAGGATCTCCGAACGGCGACTATCCGGCGCTCTCTTGCCGATTTCGTCCGTAATTAAAGAATCGTTCCGACAGATCGAAGAAAATTACGAGCGGAAGCAATTAATCACCGGCTTGTCGACCGGTTTTCGCGACCTGGATAAACTGACGGCGGGCTTGCAGGGCTCCGACCTCGTTATCGTCGCGGGTCGGCCGTCGATGGGGAAGACGTCGTTTTGCCTGAACATCGCGCAACATGCGGCTATGATTTCGAAAATGCCGGTCGCGGTATTCTCTTTGGAGATGGCGCGGCACCAGCTGGCCCAGCGGCTATTATGCTCGCTCGCTCGCATCGATTCATCGCGCCTTCGCACAGGGATCATCGATGAAGAGGAGTGGATGCGGTTGACCCAAGCGGCGGGGGAACTGTCGGAATCGCCGATTTATATCGACGACACGCCCCAAGTCACCGTTTTGGAGATGCGGGCCAAGGCGAGGCGGCTGAAGGCCGCGCGGGGACTCGGCCTGGTGGTCGTGGATTACATTCAATTGATGACTTCCCGCGGGAAGTATGAGAATCGCGAACGTGAGATCTCGGAGATCTCCCGATCGCTCAAGGCGATGGCCAAAGAACTGAACGTGCCCGTCCTCGCGTTGTCGCAGCTCAATCGAGGCGTGGAGAATCGAACCGACAAGCGGCCGCAGATGTCAGATCTTCGAGAGTCCGGCGCGATCGAACAAGATGCCGATATCGTCGGATTTATCTACCGCGACGAAGTGTACAACAAAGAAAGCCCCGATCGCGGGATTGCGGAATTTATCGTCGCGAAACATCGAAACGGTCCGATCGGTGTAACGAAATTAGCCTTCCTCGCTCAATACACCAGGTTCGAAAATCTAGCGTTTGAATATCCCGGCGCCGCGATGGAAACCGCCCACGCCTGA
- the rplI gene encoding 50S ribosomal protein L9: protein MKVVLLESVANLGVVGDVVNVRPGYARNLLLPKKKALMANSRNLKHVGHQKMVLDHKLKRVREQSEEVRKTLEGKGVSIRKKAGEHGKLFGSVTTSDVEEALRAAGVIVHRKFIHLDEPIKNTGKYDVPVKLDGGLEAKIKVEVVAEEK from the coding sequence ATGAAAGTCGTTCTTCTGGAATCGGTCGCTAATTTAGGCGTGGTCGGCGACGTAGTGAACGTACGCCCCGGCTACGCGCGCAATCTGCTATTGCCGAAGAAGAAAGCCTTGATGGCGAATTCCCGGAATTTAAAGCATGTGGGCCACCAAAAAATGGTGCTGGACCACAAACTCAAACGAGTTCGCGAACAGTCGGAAGAGGTTCGAAAGACTCTGGAAGGCAAAGGGGTTTCGATTCGCAAGAAGGCGGGTGAACATGGAAAACTGTTCGGCTCCGTCACCACGTCAGATGTGGAAGAAGCGCTCCGAGCGGCCGGCGTGATCGTTCATCGCAAGTTCATTCACCTCGACGAGCCGATCAAGAACACCGGGAAGTACGACGTTCCGGTGAAGCTGGACGGCGGCCTCGAGGCCAAGATCAAAGTCGAGGTTGTGGCCGAGGAAAAATAA